GTTTATCAACCTCTATTCCAAATGGCGCGGGACCAACCGCTGGCCGGCGCTGATTTCGACTTTAGATCTGTTGCGCGAGCGGCCTGAGGTGATCAAGCGCGGGTGCGAAGTCCCGCAGGCCGCCAAGGTGCGCGAGTTTATCGCGTCGGGCAAGTCCCTCAGCAACGACGGCTTGAAAGCCTATATGGCAGAGCACCCCGATCCGGAACTGGAACATGCTCTGCAATGGAGCAAAGCGGTCAACGACTCCGTGGCCGACATTGTCCACAACCTGCCTCCTTTTCCATACGTGCGCGAGAGTCTGGAAGTGCTGCAGAAGAAAGCGGACGCGGTGGTAGTCTCGGCCACGCCGACCGAAGCGCTCATCAATGAATGGAGAGAGAACGATATTGATAAGTACGTTCGCGCTATCGCCGGTCAGGAATTAGGCACCAAGAAGCAACACCTCAAGATGACGACCGGCGGAAAGTATGCGCCGAACCGGGTGCTGATGATCGGCGATGCTCTCGGCGACTTTGATGCTGCGCGCGCCAACAATGCGCTCTTTTTCCCGATTAACCCCGGGCACGAAGAAGAATCCTGGGAGCGCTTTTACAAGGAGGGTCTGCAGAAGTTCCTGACGGGTGAATTTGCGGGCGCATACGAAACTGCATTGATTGCTGAATTTGATAAACTTTTGCCAACGACTCCGCCGTGGAAGCGGTAAGCAGTGGCCAACACAACTCCCAAGCGAGAACGACGATGACGATCGGAAGAGGCGCGGCAAACGCGTACCTCACCGGCGACGACGTGCGCCAGATCATTACCCAGGCATTCGAATCGCGAAAGCTCGATGGCAAGCGCGTCATCATCCTCATTCCCGACGGCACGCGAACCATGCCTATGCCGCAGATGTTCGCGCTATTCCACGAAATCCTACGGCCGCGTGTGAAGGCTTTGGACTATCTGGTAGCGCTGGGCACGCACTCGGTGATGAGCGACCAGCAGCTCAGCAAACTGGTGGGCCACACGGTGGTCAACGGCAAGGTTGGCGACACAAATGTTTTTAATCACCACTGGGAAAATCCTGCTACCTTTGCCAATCTCGGTACCATTCCCGCCGCCGAGATTTCAAAAATCACAAACGGCCGGATGTCACAGGATGTTCCGGTCACGCTTAACAAGCTGATCTTGAACTACGACCACATCATTATTTGCGGGCCGGTATTTCCGCATGAAGTCGTCGGATTTTCCGGCGGCAACAAGTACTTCTTTCCGGGCATTGGCGGCGCGGAGATCATCAACTTTACGCACTGGCTGGGGGCGGTCATCACCAACTACGAGGTGATCGGGGCGGGATACACCCCTGTGCGCGCGGTGATTGATCGAGCAGCCTCGCTGATCCCAGTGCCGGCCAC
Above is a genomic segment from Terriglobales bacterium containing:
- a CDS encoding lactate racemase domain-containing protein codes for the protein MTIGRGAANAYLTGDDVRQIITQAFESRKLDGKRVIILIPDGTRTMPMPQMFALFHEILRPRVKALDYLVALGTHSVMSDQQLSKLVGHTVVNGKVGDTNVFNHHWENPATFANLGTIPAAEISKITNGRMSQDVPVTLNKLILNYDHIIICGPVFPHEVVGFSGGNKYFFPGIGGAEIINFTHWLGAVITNYEVIGAGYTPVRAVIDRAASLIPVPATCFSLVVTHDGLAGLYYDTAPEAWKVASALSAKIHIRWVDKLYKRVLSVMPEMYDDLWTAGKGMYKMEPAVADGGEVVIYSPHIDEVSYTHGKIIDEIGYHCRDYFLKQWEKFKHYPGGVVAHSTHVKGLGTYDAATGVEKPRIQVSLATRIPEERCHRINLGYIDPATIKIDEWRNREDEGVLVVPRAGETLYRLKQKGATAP
- a CDS encoding HAD hydrolase-like protein, whose protein sequence is MATVAISAQELSGLEPKYEFFVGIDSDGCAFDSMEIKHKECFCPQIIKYWDLQAVSKYAREAVEFINLYSKWRGTNRWPALISTLDLLRERPEVIKRGCEVPQAAKVREFIASGKSLSNDGLKAYMAEHPDPELEHALQWSKAVNDSVADIVHNLPPFPYVRESLEVLQKKADAVVVSATPTEALINEWRENDIDKYVRAIAGQELGTKKQHLKMTTGGKYAPNRVLMIGDALGDFDAARANNALFFPINPGHEEESWERFYKEGLQKFLTGEFAGAYETALIAEFDKLLPTTPPWKR